One genomic segment of Bradyrhizobium prioriisuperbiae includes these proteins:
- a CDS encoding ABC transporter ATP-binding protein yields the protein MGQITLQNVRKSFGPVNIIKGANLEIADGSFVVFVGPSGCGKTTLLRMIAGLEDVSGGEILIDGKNVVDVPPAKRGLSMVFQSYALYPHMSVRGNIAFGLKMAGLPKQDIDRKVEAAAGTLNLTPYLERKPRELSGGQRQRVAIGRAIVREPKAFLFDEPLSNLDAALRVQMRMEVTKLQKQLATTAIYVTHDQVEAMTMADKIVVLSGGSIEQYGSPLELYERPANMFVAGFIGSPKMNFISSATAAAHGATTIGIRPEHLKVSKGGGEGWPGTISVAEHLGSDTFIYVDAGELGLLTARCIGEQGLAAGDRVVLAPEPDRLHRFDKEGLAIRA from the coding sequence ATGGGCCAGATTACGCTTCAGAATGTTCGCAAGTCGTTCGGACCGGTCAACATCATCAAGGGGGCGAACCTCGAGATCGCCGATGGGTCCTTTGTGGTGTTTGTCGGCCCTTCGGGCTGCGGCAAGACCACGCTGCTACGCATGATCGCGGGCCTGGAAGACGTCAGCGGTGGCGAGATCCTGATCGACGGCAAGAACGTGGTCGACGTGCCGCCGGCCAAGCGCGGGTTGTCGATGGTGTTCCAGTCCTATGCGCTCTATCCGCACATGAGCGTGCGTGGCAATATCGCGTTCGGCCTGAAGATGGCTGGGTTGCCGAAGCAGGACATCGACCGCAAGGTGGAGGCTGCCGCAGGGACGCTGAACCTGACGCCGTATCTCGAGCGCAAGCCGCGCGAGCTGTCCGGCGGCCAGCGCCAGCGCGTCGCCATCGGCCGCGCCATCGTGCGCGAACCCAAGGCCTTCCTGTTCGACGAACCTCTGTCCAACCTCGACGCCGCGCTGCGCGTCCAGATGCGCATGGAAGTCACCAAGCTGCAGAAGCAGCTTGCGACCACCGCGATCTACGTCACCCACGACCAGGTCGAGGCCATGACCATGGCCGACAAGATCGTGGTCCTGAGCGGGGGCAGCATCGAACAATACGGCTCGCCGCTGGAGCTCTACGAGCGTCCGGCCAACATGTTCGTCGCCGGCTTCATCGGCTCGCCGAAGATGAATTTCATCTCCAGTGCGACCGCGGCGGCCCATGGCGCCACCACCATCGGCATTCGGCCGGAGCATCTGAAGGTCAGCAAGGGCGGTGGCGAGGGCTGGCCCGGTACCATCTCGGTTGCCGAGCATCTCGGCAGCGATACCTTCATCTATGTCGATGCCGGCGAGCTTGGGCTGCTGACGGCGCGCTGCATCGGCGAGCAGGGGCTCGCCGCCGGCGACCGTGTGGTGCTGGCACCGGAACCGGACCGCCTGCATCGTTTCGACAAGGAAGGATTGGCCATTCGCGCATGA
- a CDS encoding tannase/feruloyl esterase family alpha/beta hydrolase, translated as MMRQRPCLVGAAMTLLAFLAVGSTPAAATPCTNLQSLALEHATITSATDNTTGVFVVPGSNPPQTITGLPAFCRVTATLTPMSDSSIKIEVWLPATTWNGRFLGTGGGGFQGVISYSALASGIQGGFASTNSDLGTGVSGCSPLYCGSNGNMGNPLAIQFGDQAAPSTGLFGHPERIKDFGYRAIHLMTVHGKKIVDAFYRRNAGKAYFAGCSTGGQNALMEAQRFPDDYDGILAGAAAFNRTHLHMAGLSVWQNTHASPGRLIQPGQMSLINKAVLAQCAGRDGGVGTDPFLTDPRDCRFDPKVLQCTGGNVPPACLTADQVTTMRNYYRGTIDPVTGELVNPGSPRGNETDNVLALGLAFQEKLPEPAFDGLFYWVFGPSFGYPASATNFANFDFHRDIRTVDNQLAAVLNATSTDLGRFREQGGKLIMYHGWADPLIPAQSSINYFNALVERHGHGFGSQEASLQQNDDGRGVQQVGFTFGGNSALRRTQNYARLFMMPGMYHCSGGPGPNVFDALTPLVTWVETGVAPETILATKFVNDTPPAVQMTRPLCVFPKIAKYKGSGSTAVAANFSCVDDHDHDFNQTPAPQYGP; from the coding sequence ATGATGCGTCAGCGACCTTGTCTTGTCGGCGCGGCGATGACCCTGCTTGCCTTTCTCGCTGTTGGCAGCACGCCCGCCGCGGCGACCCCATGTACCAATCTGCAATCGTTGGCTCTTGAACACGCGACCATCACCTCGGCCACCGACAACACGACCGGCGTGTTCGTGGTGCCCGGTTCCAACCCGCCGCAAACCATCACCGGGCTGCCCGCGTTCTGTCGCGTCACGGCAACCCTTACGCCGATGTCCGACTCCTCGATCAAGATCGAGGTGTGGCTCCCGGCAACGACCTGGAACGGGCGCTTTCTCGGCACAGGTGGCGGCGGCTTCCAGGGTGTCATCAGCTATAGCGCGCTCGCCAGCGGCATCCAGGGCGGATTTGCCTCCACCAACAGCGATCTCGGCACCGGCGTTTCCGGGTGCAGCCCGCTTTATTGCGGCTCGAACGGCAACATGGGCAATCCCCTGGCAATCCAGTTCGGTGACCAGGCGGCGCCTTCGACCGGCCTGTTCGGGCATCCCGAGCGGATCAAGGATTTCGGCTACCGTGCGATCCACCTGATGACGGTGCACGGCAAGAAGATCGTCGACGCGTTCTATCGGCGGAACGCCGGCAAGGCTTATTTCGCTGGATGCTCCACCGGCGGCCAGAACGCGCTGATGGAGGCGCAGCGGTTCCCCGACGATTATGACGGCATCCTGGCCGGCGCGGCGGCGTTCAACCGCACGCACCTGCACATGGCTGGGCTTTCAGTGTGGCAGAACACCCATGCCAGTCCGGGGCGGTTGATCCAGCCCGGCCAGATGTCGCTGATCAACAAGGCAGTGCTCGCGCAATGCGCGGGCCGCGACGGCGGGGTCGGCACCGATCCGTTCCTGACCGATCCGCGCGACTGTCGTTTCGATCCCAAGGTGCTGCAGTGCACGGGTGGCAACGTGCCGCCGGCGTGCCTGACGGCCGATCAGGTCACGACGATGCGGAATTATTATCGGGGGACCATCGACCCGGTGACCGGCGAGCTTGTCAATCCCGGCTCCCCGCGCGGCAACGAGACCGACAATGTCCTGGCGCTGGGGCTCGCATTTCAGGAGAAGCTTCCGGAGCCGGCCTTCGACGGCTTGTTCTACTGGGTGTTCGGCCCGAGTTTTGGTTATCCGGCCAGCGCCACCAACTTCGCGAACTTCGACTTCCATCGCGACATCCGCACCGTGGACAATCAGCTTGCCGCGGTGCTGAACGCGACCAGCACCGATCTCGGCAGATTCCGTGAGCAGGGCGGCAAGCTCATCATGTATCACGGCTGGGCGGATCCGCTTATTCCCGCGCAGAGCAGCATCAACTATTTCAACGCGTTGGTAGAGCGCCACGGGCATGGCTTCGGCTCTCAAGAGGCTAGCTTGCAACAGAACGACGACGGTCGCGGCGTCCAGCAGGTGGGCTTCACGTTCGGTGGAAATTCGGCGCTCCGCAGGACGCAGAACTATGCCCGACTGTTCATGATGCCGGGGATGTACCACTGTTCCGGCGGCCCGGGCCCCAACGTGTTCGACGCGCTCACCCCGCTGGTGACCTGGGTCGAGACGGGCGTGGCGCCGGAAACGATCCTCGCCACCAAATTCGTCAACGATACGCCGCCCGCTGTCCAGATGACCCGGCCGCTCTGCGTTTTCCCCAAGATTGCAAAATACAAGGGGAGCGGCAGCACCGCCGTTGCGGCGAATTTTAGCTGTGTTGACGATCACGACCATGATTTCAACCAGACGCCGGCCCCCCAATATGGACCGTGA
- a CDS encoding SDR family NAD(P)-dependent oxidoreductase: MYLEKFRLSNRVALVTGAGQGIGLASAEALAEAGAKVIVADRDPAMAEAGHAKLKAAGYDPEIIIMDVTDSKRVTEVADQVVARYGKVDILVNNAGIARSETPAETVTDEHWLNVIDVNLNGTFWCCRAFGKHMLGQKSGAIVNIGSMSGFIVNKPQEQAYYNASKAAVHHLTKSLAAEWGARGVRVNAVAPTYIATPLNAFVKNSPKMYEAWIGGTPMARMGEVDEIASVVLFLASDAASLMTGSVVLVDGGYTCW, encoded by the coding sequence ATGTATCTGGAAAAATTCAGGCTCAGCAACCGCGTTGCCCTCGTCACCGGAGCCGGGCAGGGCATCGGTCTGGCCAGCGCCGAAGCGCTGGCGGAGGCCGGCGCCAAGGTGATCGTTGCCGATCGTGATCCGGCGATGGCGGAAGCGGGCCATGCCAAGCTGAAAGCGGCGGGCTACGATCCGGAAATCATCATCATGGACGTGACGGATTCCAAACGCGTCACCGAAGTAGCGGATCAAGTGGTCGCCCGTTACGGCAAGGTCGATATCCTCGTCAACAATGCCGGCATCGCGCGCAGCGAGACACCAGCGGAAACCGTCACTGACGAGCACTGGCTGAACGTCATCGATGTCAACCTCAATGGTACGTTCTGGTGCTGCCGCGCCTTCGGCAAGCACATGCTGGGACAGAAATCGGGCGCGATCGTCAATATCGGCTCGATGTCCGGCTTCATCGTCAACAAGCCGCAGGAACAGGCTTACTACAATGCCTCGAAGGCCGCGGTGCATCACCTCACCAAGTCGTTGGCGGCCGAGTGGGGCGCCCGGGGTGTCCGCGTTAACGCGGTGGCACCGACCTATATCGCGACCCCTCTCAATGCGTTCGTCAAGAACAGCCCGAAGATGTACGAGGCCTGGATCGGCGGCACCCCAATGGCGCGGATGGGCGAGGTGGATGAAATCGCCTCGGTCGTCCTTTTCCTGGCGTCCGATGCCGCCAGCCTGATGACCGGCAGTGTCGTTCTGGTCGATGGCGGCTACACTTGCTGGTAG
- a CDS encoding NYN domain-containing protein, whose protein sequence is MPSAASNKIALFIDGANLYATAKTLGFDIDYKRLLREFQGRGTLVRAFYYTAIIEDQEYSSIRPLIDWLDYNGYTVVTKATKEFVDQAGRRKVKGNMDIELAVDAMELAEHVDQIVLFSGDGDFRSLVEAVQRRGVRVTVISTIASQPPMIADELRRQADVFTDLVELQSKLGRDPAERPAPRDHREPRHTPQFLQRSTSTIAPRGDEEEFDD, encoded by the coding sequence ATGCCTTCTGCTGCCTCCAACAAGATTGCGCTCTTTATCGATGGGGCCAATCTCTACGCTACCGCCAAAACACTGGGTTTCGACATCGATTACAAAAGATTGCTGCGCGAATTTCAGGGTCGGGGGACATTGGTCCGCGCATTTTACTACACCGCGATTATCGAAGATCAGGAATATTCCTCGATTCGTCCGCTGATCGATTGGCTCGACTACAACGGCTACACCGTGGTCACCAAGGCGACCAAGGAATTCGTCGACCAGGCCGGCCGCCGCAAGGTGAAGGGCAACATGGACATCGAGCTCGCCGTGGATGCCATGGAGCTCGCTGAACATGTCGACCAGATCGTGCTGTTCTCCGGCGACGGCGATTTCCGCTCGCTGGTCGAGGCCGTTCAGCGCCGCGGCGTCCGCGTCACCGTCATCTCGACGATCGCCAGCCAGCCGCCAATGATCGCGGACGAGTTGCGCCGTCAGGCGGATGTGTTTACGGATCTGGTTGAATTGCAGTCCAAACTGGGACGCGATCCGGCGGAGCGCCCTGCTCCGCGCGACCATCGCGAGCCTCGTCACACGCCGCAGTTCCTCCAGCGTAGCACCAGCACGATTGCGCCCAGAGGCGATGAGGAAGAATTCGACGACTGA
- a CDS encoding carbohydrate kinase, giving the protein MLLSCGDALVDFLPVTAVDGRDALVPVVGGSCLNIAVGMARLGAVAGFVGGISTDLFGRMVAGHAEASGVDLRFATRSDHQTTLAFVRHVGGEPQYAFYDAHTASRSWTYRHDAIPFGQIDAVHVGSTTLVDSTGAAETLAMVRDARGAATVSFDPNCRPDLVKDKARYLERMEAFAAAADIVRMSDVDFEFLYGDGDHAAKAKALLAAGAGLVVVTRGSRGAQAWHKRAGTVDVAAPQVDVADTVGAGDSFQAALLFALQAIGRIGPASLAHASADELRRVLSFAATCAAFTCSRPGADPPWRAELGADVLKGLLGQV; this is encoded by the coding sequence ATGCTGCTGAGTTGCGGAGACGCTCTGGTCGATTTCCTGCCGGTGACGGCCGTGGACGGGCGGGATGCGCTGGTCCCCGTGGTCGGTGGCTCCTGCCTGAATATCGCGGTGGGCATGGCGCGTCTTGGCGCAGTGGCGGGATTCGTCGGCGGTATCTCCACCGATCTGTTCGGGCGCATGGTCGCTGGCCACGCGGAGGCCTCGGGCGTCGACCTGCGCTTTGCCACACGCAGCGACCATCAGACGACACTCGCGTTCGTGCGCCATGTGGGTGGTGAGCCGCAGTATGCGTTTTACGATGCGCACACGGCATCGCGCAGCTGGACCTACCGGCACGACGCCATCCCATTCGGACAGATCGATGCCGTCCATGTCGGCTCGACCACCCTGGTCGATTCGACGGGAGCGGCGGAAACGCTCGCCATGGTCCGCGATGCGCGGGGGGCTGCGACCGTCTCATTCGATCCGAACTGCCGGCCCGATCTGGTCAAGGACAAGGCACGCTATCTTGAGCGCATGGAAGCGTTCGCGGCGGCGGCTGACATCGTCCGCATGTCGGATGTCGACTTCGAGTTTCTTTATGGCGACGGCGATCACGCCGCCAAGGCGAAAGCGCTGCTTGCGGCCGGGGCCGGTCTGGTGGTGGTGACACGCGGTAGCCGGGGTGCCCAGGCCTGGCACAAGAGGGCGGGCACGGTTGATGTTGCGGCGCCACAGGTCGATGTCGCCGACACCGTCGGGGCCGGCGACAGTTTCCAGGCCGCGCTGCTGTTCGCCTTGCAGGCGATCGGGCGGATCGGTCCGGCCTCGCTGGCGCACGCCAGCGCCGATGAGCTTCGCCGCGTGCTGTCGTTCGCGGCCACCTGCGCGGCCTTCACCTGCAGCCGCCCCGGGGCCGATCCACCGTGGCGTGCCGAACTCGGTGCCGATGTGCTGAAGGGCTTGCTGGGACAGGTTTGA
- a CDS encoding carbohydrate ABC transporter permease has translation MARMVTTRQVVVSTAAAWLFGFMIFFPILWMILTSFKSELDAFATPPVFLVFHWTTENYATVQERSDYFHHALNSVIIAGGSTLIAMLIAVPAAWSMAFSPTKRTKDILLWMLSTKMMPPVGVLVPIYLIFKYFGLLDSRVGLIMLLCLGNLPIVIWMLFTYFKEIPKDILEAARMDGATIGRELVYVLTPMAVPGLASTLLLNFILAWNEAFWTLNLTTLEAAPLTTFIASYSSPEGLFWAKLSAASTLAIAPILILGWFSQRQLVRGLTFGAVK, from the coding sequence ATGGCACGGATGGTGACGACAAGGCAGGTGGTGGTGTCGACAGCGGCGGCCTGGCTGTTCGGGTTCATGATCTTCTTTCCGATCCTGTGGATGATCCTGACCAGCTTCAAGAGCGAACTCGACGCCTTCGCGACGCCGCCGGTGTTTTTGGTTTTCCACTGGACCACCGAAAATTACGCTACCGTGCAGGAGCGCAGCGACTATTTCCACCATGCGCTGAATTCCGTCATCATTGCCGGCGGCTCGACCCTGATTGCGATGCTGATTGCGGTGCCGGCGGCGTGGTCGATGGCGTTCTCGCCGACCAAGCGCACCAAGGACATCCTGCTCTGGATGCTGTCGACCAAGATGATGCCGCCGGTGGGTGTGCTGGTGCCGATCTATTTGATCTTCAAGTATTTTGGCCTGCTCGACAGCCGCGTCGGTCTGATCATGCTGCTGTGCCTTGGCAACCTGCCGATCGTGATCTGGATGCTGTTCACCTACTTCAAGGAAATCCCCAAGGACATCCTTGAAGCGGCGCGAATGGATGGCGCCACCATCGGCCGCGAGCTCGTGTATGTTCTGACGCCGATGGCGGTCCCGGGGTTGGCATCGACACTGCTGCTCAACTTCATTCTAGCCTGGAACGAGGCGTTCTGGACCCTGAACCTGACGACCCTGGAGGCCGCGCCGCTCACCACCTTCATCGCGTCGTACTCCAGTCCGGAAGGCCTGTTCTGGGCGAAGCTGTCGGCGGCGTCCACGCTCGCGATCGCTCCCATCCTCATCCTCGGCTGGTTCAGTCAGCGACAACTCGTTCGCGGCCTGACCTTTGGCGCCGTCAAATAG
- a CDS encoding sugar ABC transporter permease — MATQQTQGLARMLLAPSVILLFIWMIVPLALTIYFSTLHYSLLDPGSESFVGLENFQYFLTDPAFLASLKNTLVLVGAVLAITILLGVPFALLLDQPVIGRNIVRLMVIAPFFVMPTVSALVWKNLLMHPVSGLFAWIASLFGLPAIDWFTDAPMLAVILIVAWQWLPFATLILLTALQSQDGEQKEAAEMDGAGAVSTFIYLTLPHLARPITVVILIETIFLLTVFAEIFVTTGGGPGLQTTNIAFLIYSQALIQFDVGNASAGGLVAVVIANIVAFFLVRIVGRNLEA; from the coding sequence ATGGCGACACAACAGACCCAAGGTCTCGCACGGATGCTGTTGGCGCCGTCCGTGATCCTGCTGTTCATCTGGATGATCGTTCCGCTGGCGCTGACGATCTATTTCTCGACCTTGCATTACAGTCTGCTCGATCCGGGATCGGAAAGTTTTGTCGGGCTGGAGAATTTTCAGTACTTTCTCACCGATCCCGCCTTCCTTGCCTCGCTGAAAAACACGTTGGTGCTGGTCGGCGCGGTGCTTGCCATTACCATCCTGCTTGGCGTGCCCTTTGCTTTGCTGCTGGATCAACCGGTGATCGGCCGCAACATCGTCCGGCTGATGGTGATTGCGCCGTTCTTCGTGATGCCCACTGTCAGCGCGCTGGTCTGGAAGAACCTGCTGATGCACCCGGTCTCGGGGTTGTTTGCCTGGATCGCCAGTCTTTTCGGTCTGCCGGCGATCGACTGGTTCACCGACGCGCCGATGCTCGCCGTCATCCTGATCGTGGCCTGGCAATGGCTGCCGTTCGCGACACTGATCCTGTTGACCGCGCTGCAGTCGCAGGATGGGGAGCAGAAGGAAGCAGCCGAGATGGACGGTGCCGGAGCGGTGTCGACCTTCATCTATCTGACGCTGCCGCACCTCGCGCGTCCCATCACGGTGGTGATCCTGATCGAGACGATCTTCCTGCTCACCGTGTTCGCCGAGATTTTCGTCACCACCGGCGGCGGACCCGGCCTGCAGACCACCAACATCGCATTCCTGATCTACTCCCAGGCGCTGATTCAGTTCGACGTCGGCAATGCATCCGCCGGCGGCCTGGTGGCGGTGGTGATCGCCAACATCGTGGCGTTCTTCCTGGTGCGGATCGTCGGACGGAACCTGGAGGCCTGA
- a CDS encoding uracil-DNA glycosylase has translation MRKNSTTEVTKQSRRSSAGPVSHRVALESEPGRDCPLCPRLVAFREELRAREPHWFNAPVLPFGDREAALLIVGLAPGLQGANRTGRPFTGDYAGDLLYGTLLEYGFAQGVYQARPDDGLQLVNCRLGNAVHCVPPQNKPLPIEIKTCRQFLTATRDGMPNLRAVVMLGRVAHDTTLKAFGIRAAEAPFGHGAEHQAGEIRLFDSYHCSRYNTNTGVLTPDMFRAVFARVKAHLATT, from the coding sequence ATGAGGAAGAATTCGACGACTGAGGTGACGAAACAGAGCCGGCGGTCCTCCGCCGGCCCTGTTTCACATCGCGTTGCGCTCGAATCAGAACCCGGCCGAGACTGCCCGCTGTGTCCCCGGCTGGTGGCGTTTCGGGAGGAGCTTCGTGCACGTGAACCGCACTGGTTCAACGCCCCTGTCCTGCCGTTCGGCGACCGCGAGGCCGCACTCCTGATCGTCGGGCTCGCGCCCGGCCTGCAGGGCGCCAATCGCACCGGCCGCCCCTTCACCGGCGACTATGCCGGCGATCTGCTGTACGGCACGCTGCTCGAATATGGCTTTGCGCAAGGCGTCTATCAGGCCCGGCCCGATGATGGATTGCAGTTGGTCAATTGCCGGCTTGGCAATGCGGTGCACTGCGTGCCACCGCAGAACAAGCCACTGCCGATCGAGATCAAGACCTGCCGCCAGTTTCTCACCGCAACCCGCGACGGCATGCCAAACCTCCGTGCCGTGGTGATGCTCGGCCGCGTCGCTCATGATACGACGCTGAAAGCGTTTGGCATTCGCGCGGCGGAGGCGCCGTTCGGTCATGGCGCCGAACATCAGGCCGGCGAGATCCGCCTGTTCGACAGCTATCATTGCTCCCGATACAACACCAACACCGGTGTGCTGACACCCGACATGTTCAGAGCGGTGTTTGCCAGGGTGAAGGCCCATCTGGCCACGACTTAG
- the rpoZ gene encoding DNA-directed RNA polymerase subunit omega, giving the protein MARVTVEDCIDKVDNRFDLVLLAAHRARMISSGSQLTIDRDNDKNPVVSLREIAEQTVSPEDLREELVHSLQKFVEVDEPEPDTVPLIGSAGASVDADDTEVAVERMTEEELLKGLEGLAPPEEQPEEEE; this is encoded by the coding sequence ATGGCGCGCGTCACCGTGGAAGACTGCATTGACAAGGTCGACAACCGGTTTGACCTGGTTCTTTTGGCCGCGCATCGGGCGCGGATGATTTCGTCTGGCTCGCAGCTCACGATCGACCGCGATAATGACAAGAATCCCGTTGTTTCGCTGCGCGAAATCGCCGAACAGACGGTTTCTCCGGAAGATTTGCGTGAAGAACTGGTGCATTCGCTGCAGAAATTCGTCGAAGTCGACGAGCCTGAGCCCGATACCGTTCCGCTGATCGGCTCGGCCGGGGCCAGCGTGGATGCCGACGACACAGAGGTCGCCGTCGAACGGATGACCGAAGAGGAGCTCCTGAAGGGCCTTGAGGGCCTGGCTCCGCCGGAAGAGCAGCCCGAAGAAGAAGAATAA